Genomic segment of Paenibacillus polymyxa:
CAGTAATAATGACTTCTGCCGAAATTGGTCCGCCACCGTTACCCGTGAAGGGAACAGGGGTAACAGGGATTCCATTTACGGTAAGGTTAAAGTTAGCATCACCTTGGTTATGAATTGTAAAATCTATTAGATAGCTCCCCGTTTCGTTGATTGTTATCGTTGTAGATGGAGGAGTGAAAGTAAATGCACCACCAACATTAGCTAAAACTCCTGTAAAGGTAATTGGTGAGTTACCCGGAACTGTGTCAGTTCCCGTACCAGGATCTGCTCGGAAAACACTTAAGAAGTCTGTTATCCCGGCGCCTGCAGGCCCTGCTACCCCCGTTGCTCCTGCTGGTCCTACCGCCCCCGCTGGACCTGCTGGACCTACCGCTCCTGCCGGTCCCACTGGTCCTGCTGGTCCTACTGCTCCTGCTGGTCCTGTTGGTCCGACAATTCCTTGAAAACCTTGTAGCCCTTGCTGGCCTTGAGCGCCTGGAACTCCCTGTGGACCCGGCAGTCCCTGCGGTCCCTGAGGTCCCTGAGGTCCTTGAGGTCCTTGAGGTCCTCGGATCCCTTTAACAATAACTTTCGGTAACACTTTGACTTTTTTAACTACACATCTTCTAAATTTTCTCCGATGCATATTCTTCTGCCAACAATAATGTCGAAACATAATTAATGGTCACCTCCAAAGTCTAGTCAAAGTAGCTTATTGTGCAATTAACCAAAAAGATTGGGCTATTGACTTCATTTCAGGAAAATAGGCATAGGTCTGACCCTATCGTGTTAGCATTATTACAGCTCATCCTTCTGAAGCTTAATACCCAGTTCAATCAACCGGTCCAAATCCTACACTGTCTGTATTTTTATATTTCCAGCTTGCAAATCCTTTACCCAAAAAGGGAGATGAGATAATGACTAGATTGTTAGATGCTCGAACATCTCAAAACGCAAGTTACGGTAATACAATCTCTATTCCCTTGCCAGCCAATACACCCGTTGCCATTGCTGAGCTTGGCTTAGATGTAACGGGCGCAGGGGAAAACATGCGTGTACAATTATCCGGGATAGCTGAGCTTGCATTTCCTACCCCTCCACCATTCGACTCCGTTATTTCTTTTTCCATTGTTAGAGGCAATTTCGATTCGCTTGTTGCTTACGCCCTTTACTCTGTAAGTGTCTCCGAAGCAAACCCAAACGCTGTACAGGTCGTCACCATAAATGCTTCCGATTACAACATCCCTCTACCACCTTCAAATGAATTGGTGTATACCTTATATCTATTTTGCACAGCAGATGCTACCCGAATAGGAATAGAAAGTTTTAATGCTGTTGCCTACTCAGATTAAAATTGAACCATCACATGGAGGGCAAAGCCCTCTTATTTTTCTTATATCTGTCCTTGAGAGACGATACTTTCCATCTGTCGTTCTTTTTTGGTATAGTTTACTTAAAGGGGCTGATCAAATGGGATTCATGCTTATTTTTATTGCGATTATTTTTTTCTCACTTGGTATTTTAAGTAAACGAAATCCCACTTGGGGATGGCGTGCAAACGAAGCCTGGAAGATCAAAGGGGACTCTGAACCAAGTGATGCTTACATTGATGACATGAAATTTAGAGGCTCTGTTTCGATACTCTTTGGGTTCTTCTTTTTAACATGTGGACTTTTAGTTATATTCCTGTAAATTCTACTATCTGTTTTCAATCCTCAAAATACCCTTATCCAAAAGACACTTGCTGTTTAGCTGAAGCTCCTAAAATATCATTTAGCATATTTTCAAAAACAGAAATCTGTCTCTTATCCATAGTTTCCAGCAATCGAACTTCCTTAATTTCAAAGACCGGCCTGCCGTTGTAATAAGTAGTAAAGATCATTTTCTCCCATTGTATTTACTCATCTAACCAGTCACCCTATAAGGAAGAACAATGCAGAAACTCGACTCGTCACTCTCGAGAGTGAATGGTTTAGAAGAGCCAGTATACCCGAGTGTAGTTACTTCGTTTTCTAAGACTTTCAAGACATCCAACACATATTTTGCAATCAACATTAGTTTAAAAATTTTCCCCTTGAAAGCGATTGGCGTTATGCTTTCTGTTCGAGCAAACGCATATATAACATCATGCGCTATTGCTACTTGAAGCTAGGGCTACAATGAAGTATGTACAGGAGAGACTTGGACATAGTAGCATCCAAATAACAGCCAACGTTTATGCACACATCTCCAAAAAAATAGAGATGAATAGCATGGAGAACTATGAGTCTGTTACTGAAAATTTATTCTGATAATAAAATTTTTGGGGGCAATTAGGGGGGCAATTATAAATAAACTTAATAAATTTTTTTACCTACCACAAACAAAAAAATCCCTCAACGCTTTGAGCGCCAAGGGATTTCCCATTTTAGTAAAGAGTCAGATATTGATCGCGTTCCCATTGATGAACCTGTGTTCTGTTTATGTACGAATTTATCGTTTCATCTTCTCCTATATTAGGATAACGATTTATAGAATATTTCATCAGAAGCGTTGTTCACAATCTATCATAACTTTTCATGAGTTGGGGGACATTTGGGGGATGCTTAGGGGGACGACTTTAAAAGCAATGTAAGGGGCAAATGGGTGTGAACCATTCTGCCCCGTTTTGCATACTACTTTACGAAAGTGAATTCATGAATCCACGAAGGGGCTTCCACTATTACAACGACCGGCAGGGTAATCCCAAATACTTGAAGCATGGATAAGGTATAAATTTCAGCATTCTCTTTTTTTATGTCCCATTTAATCTTTAATCTGTGTATTTGCATTGATGCACGTCCTTTGTCGTATTTACTGGAGTGCCTCTCAGTGATATAATTTGCACGAATAGACATCTACTGGAGGATCTCTGATTGAAAATCTCCCGTGGGAGATGCCGACTTAAGGAGTTACTCGAAGAACGTCGTATAAAACAAATCGATCTTGCTAGGCGCACAGGCTACAGCAGACATTTGATATCCAATTGGGCCAACAATCAGGATAAAATGTCGGCTGATGTTATGATTAACGTAGCCTATGCTCTCGATTGTAGAATAGAAGACTTATACGAACTGATCTTTGAGTGAGCCTGTTGGCTCTCCCTTGGATAAAAGTATGGATAAACCATACTTTTTATAAATAACTCTACTCCCCTTCCTTTTTTCTTTTCATTAGCAATTATGCCTATAATCGAACATATCTATTTTTGACATGCCTATACTACTATTAAATCCCAATATTAGGGTTTTGGCAACAAAAATTCGGGCGCTGAATGTCTCTTAACATTCGACATTATAAGACACTTATTTTCGACAAAAAAAGAGTCGCTATTTCGTAGCAACTCCTGTGAAGATTATTTTTGAATTTATGAAGCCCATTTCTTCAACAACCTCGTCAAATCGGTGGTAAGCGATTGGACACCTTTTTGATGTTTTTGTTATTTCATCTTCAAAGTAAGCATCTTTGAAAATACCATTAACGATTTTCACTTTTTCTACATTAAGAGTATTACTTCTGTCCACATTCAAAAAGCGAAATCCGTTACAATTCAAAAAGTTTTCCCAATGTCTCAAGGTACCTACCATATAGTATGTTTTATCAAATGTGTGAACCAGTATCTGATCTCGCTTTCTCCCCTTAGAAATGAAAAGAACTTTGTCCACTTGAACATTTTCGCCTTTTTCTATTCCTCCGGGATCTGCTGATACGGTTAAACTTAGCATTTAACATTCCCCGCTTACTTTAACAATTCTTTTGGTGGTTCGGGACTGTGAATCCATGACAGACTTGCCGTACTCACTGATGCAACCGCAAGTGTTGTCAACATTGCAGCAACATTGTAATACATACTTGCCTTCACTTTACTTGGTTTGGTTTTCTTCATTTTTCACACCTCCTTCTATTAGTGTTAAACTCTGAACAAAAAAACTAGCAGCTACTACCGAATAACCCAACCACAGATTTAGAGCAACAATTGCAACTCCCGTAAACTTTAGCAACGGATAGTACTGCTTTGATATACGTGTCTTCCCCTCTATCCGCGATGGCGCGTAAACCAAGATAAGTACAATACTTATTATCGACGTAATAACGATCCAATTGTAATTAAAACTTGCGAAAGATAAAGCAGTAAGTAGAACTGTAGATACAACAATACACATTATATTGCTCTTTAAATGTATCCCTCCTACAATTTGACGCAACACTGAAAAAGATATCATCGCTAACAAAGTTTCCTGCATCCTGTCCGTAAAAAACGAGATACCGATAGTCAGTAAAATAATTGAAACTGTATTGATCGCAACGGATATCCCGTGTTTTAGAACATCTATAGATGAAGGATGATCAGGGACAACTGTTTTGATGTGAGTTGCAATATTAAGAGCGATAGTGTCAAGACTTTTTATAGTAATCACGCTCCGTTTTTAATGCATAATACAAAAACATGGCAGATGCTAAGGCTATAAATAGAATACTTAAAAAGAAATTATTGACGTAAAACATAAATGCACAAGCTGCCAATACTCCTATTATTAAAATAATAACGAGTACATACTCCCACTTAAAACGTAGATTCTCATAATCTGCTGTAAAGCCTATTTTAAATTTATACAGAAACCACGAAATAGCTAACACCCACGCACTGGTAACCGCTTGCGCTAACGATCCTTCTGCAGAGGTCTGCATTTCTGTTGTTAAGGTACCAAAAAGCATTAATATAATCGCTGCTTGGAATAATGTATACAAAAATGTGCCTGTAATGGATATGATGGCTGCCCAAATAATCGGCATCCTAACAACAGTGGTTATCAATAACGTGAACAATATAATGTTTATGGTTGGAGCAAAGAAAGCTAAAGAAGTTTCTTCCCTTAAAATGAAACTTTGCAAATTCATTATCAATCCAATAAACAATGCAGGCCATACATAGTCTAAAGCCCTAACTCTGAAAATAGTTAACATTAAAACGAACGCTGCAAATGTTTCTACAATTGAGAAAAGCAAGAACCTAATAGGCTCCCACATAACACATAACCCCTTCACATAATTGGTAACAAATATGCTTTAATTCTATATTTGTTACTTGTTAGAGGCAATCCAATTACCATGTTA
This window contains:
- a CDS encoding BclA C-terminal domain-containing protein translates to MLPKVIVKGIRGPQGPQGPQGPQGPQGLPGPQGVPGAQGQQGLQGFQGIVGPTGPAGAVGPAGPVGPAGAVGPAGPAGAVGPAGATGVAGPAGAGITDFLSVFRADPGTGTDTVPGNSPITFTGVLANVGGAFTFTPPSTTITINETGSYLIDFTIHNQGDANFNLTVNGIPVTPVPFTGNGGGPISAEVIITVGVVPTTIQLVNANATPAQLHNFTNTTLTILKLTV
- a CDS encoding DUF6199 family natural product biosynthesis protein, whose product is MGFMLIFIAIIFFSLGILSKRNPTWGWRANEAWKIKGDSEPSDAYIDDMKFRGSVSILFGFFFLTCGLLVIFL
- a CDS encoding helix-turn-helix domain-containing protein, with product MKISRGRCRLKELLEERRIKQIDLARRTGYSRHLISNWANNQDKMSADVMINVAYALDCRIEDLYELIFE
- a CDS encoding LytTR family transcriptional regulator DNA-binding domain-containing protein; translated protein: MLSLTVSADPGGIEKGENVQVDKVLFISKGRKRDQILVHTFDKTYYMVGTLRHWENFLNCNGFRFLNVDRSNTLNVEKVKIVNGIFKDAYFEDEITKTSKRCPIAYHRFDEVVEEMGFINSKIIFTGVATK
- a CDS encoding cyclic lactone autoinducer peptide; translation: MKKTKPSKVKASMYYNVAAMLTTLAVASVSTASLSWIHSPEPPKELLK
- a CDS encoding accessory gene regulator ArgB-like protein; amino-acid sequence: MITIKSLDTIALNIATHIKTVVPDHPSSIDVLKHGISVAINTVSIILLTIGISFFTDRMQETLLAMISFSVLRQIVGGIHLKSNIMCIVVSTVLLTALSFASFNYNWIVITSIISIVLILVYAPSRIEGKTRISKQYYPLLKFTGVAIVALNLWLGYSVVAASFFVQSLTLIEGGVKNEENQTK